One bacterium genomic window, GACCTGAAGGACCATCTCGGCGGCCGCGCCGAGCGTCAGGATCGTCGCATTTCCGACGGTTTTCTTCGACAGCGTGGAATCCACGGTTCCTCTATCGCTTCCCGCGTGCAAGACGGCGGAGTTTTTTCATGATGCGGCGATGGAGGGGCGCACCCAGTTCGTATTCGGGAGCATCGTCACCCCAGATCAACGGGCCGTATTTGGCATAGGCCCGATTCGTCATTCGGAATGTTTCCTCACGTCGCCGCTCCATGAGTTGGCCACGAGAAATCCGATAGTGCAAAAGGACTTCGGGGAGGTTGGCGAAACGGTATCCGGCCGCCAGGCATTGCAGCGACAACGTCAGGTCATCCGCATACGGCATTTCCGCCGCGTAGCCCCCGATGGCACGAATCGGCTCCACTCGCATGCACATCGTGGGACCTCCGATCACATTGTAGCGACGAAACGCCCGCTTGATCTCATCATGATCGGTGGGAAACGGAAAGGATTTCTTGACAATCGAACCGCTCTCGTTGATCGTATCGAACCACGTTCCAAGCATCGCCACTTCGGGATAAGCGGTCATGAATTCAACCTGCTTCTTCAGCCGCTCGGGCAGCATGATATCATCGGCATCCATACGGGCGATCAGGGGAGCGCGAGCGAGGGCTATCGCCTCGTTCAGTGCCGTGACGACTCCCAGATTCGTTTCGTGCTTGATGACATGAAAGCGCTCGTCCTTGAGATCCATGAGAATCTCTTCAGATCGGTCGCTGCAGCCGTCGAGCACGGCGATGACCTCGAAGTCACCGAACGTCTGCCCTTGAATCGAGCGAATGCACTCGGCCAGGAATCGCTCGGCATTGTAGATGGGGAGTTTGACGGAAAGAGGCTGGACAGCCATGCGCGCGCTCGTGCGGTGTGAAGGGTCAAAGGGCTAATTTAGCAAGAATTGACAAAAATCCAAACGGGAAAGGCGCTGGCACATCGAAAGACCGAGAGAAAGCAAGCCTGCGTTCTCTTGAACGCAGGCCCGTAAGCTATCGGACTTGCCCGTAGGCTATTTTTTGTCTTTTCGGGGGACCAGACAGACCAGAATCTCGAAGGGCAGTCCCTCGGTGGTGAATTGGATGCTGATGACCGGCATCCCCCGGGGTTGACCGAGGGAGTGCGGCCCGAGGATGACCTGCGGCAGCGAGAGTTGGAAGGCGTGCTCGGTATTCGCCAGCTCCGCCTTGGCCGCGCCCGCCACCATGTTCATGAACTCACCGACGCCGTCGCGGATGTCGTCTTCGCTCTCCTCACCCGTTTCGATCTGCAACATCCGGCAGACGATAGTACGGGCCAGATCCGTACTGAAGGTCACCGAAACGAAACCCTCAGCCACGCCCGACAGCCCCATGGTTCCTGAGATATGGCCGTGAGCGACGGCATTCGTGCTGGCATCGAGGCCGGTGCGTTCGCACTCCATCCCCGCCATCTGTGTGAGAGTATTGACGGTGGCTTCAACGAAGGGATTGATATAACCTACGTCAAGCCGCACCTTATCTTCCCGGTTGCCCAAACCGAGCAGATCGGCAAGTTTACGGGATACGATGTGCGGCTGAAGGGGAGTGATCAATACGTCTACCGCCCCCTCGGCACCCAAAACGGCTTGGGCTCCAACACGACCCATTTCGCTGGTCACCAGCACCACCGGAACGGATCCCGTTGGATCATTCTTTTTCAGTGCACTCAGACGTTCTGCCGCCAGATCGGCCTTGTCCGGCCAGAAGAACAGAGCAAGATTGAACATGGTCAACCGGTCCGCCGCTTCTTTGTGTCCCAGCCGATGGGTGTTTACGTCATACTGCGCGAGAAGGCGCGTTGCGATCTGCTCTTGCAGCCGGGGAAAGTCAA contains:
- a CDS encoding glycosyltransferase; this encodes MAVQPLSVKLPIYNAERFLAECIRSIQGQTFGDFEVIAVLDGCSDRSEEILMDLKDERFHVIKHETNLGVVTALNEAIALARAPLIARMDADDIMLPERLKKQVEFMTAYPEVAMLGTWFDTINESGSIVKKSFPFPTDHDEIKRAFRRYNVIGGPTMCMRVEPIRAIGGYAAEMPYADDLTLSLQCLAAGYRFANLPEVLLHYRISRGQLMERRREETFRMTNRAYAKYGPLIWGDDAPEYELGAPLHRRIMKKLRRLARGKR
- a CDS encoding chemotaxis protein CheX, whose translation is MSIEVALIDFPRLQEQIATRLLAQYDVNTHRLGHKEAADRLTMFNLALFFWPDKADLAAERLSALKKNDPTGSVPVVLVTSEMGRVGAQAVLGAEGAVDVLITPLQPHIVSRKLADLLGLGNREDKVRLDVGYINPFVEATVNTLTQMAGMECERTGLDASTNAVAHGHISGTMGLSGVAEGFVSVTFSTDLARTIVCRMLQIETGEESEDDIRDGVGEFMNMVAGAAKAELANTEHAFQLSLPQVILGPHSLGQPRGMPVISIQFTTEGLPFEILVCLVPRKDKK